A region from the Polaribacter sp. Hel1_33_78 genome encodes:
- a CDS encoding HAD family phosphatase encodes MNPKGFLFDFDGVIVDSFESHYSAWTSAFKELFGKEIATFPKSCAGKSPMIISEYFCSVIGKKQHTEELFFLKDKHLDVHFTLPKLLPGVHEFTQFLAKENIPYGIASNATKQFLKNSVHHLKLNFTTVFGVEDYEKPKPSPEAYITLAKALGFHTNNFKDIWVFEDSLTGTEAAKLAGMIPIGILTQYSKEELTKAGSVLVFPTLLEAYEYLIN; translated from the coding sequence ATGAACCCAAAAGGATTTTTATTTGATTTTGATGGTGTAATCGTAGATAGTTTTGAGAGTCATTATTCGGCTTGGACTTCTGCTTTTAAAGAATTATTTGGTAAGGAAATAGCCACATTCCCAAAAAGTTGTGCGGGAAAATCTCCTATGATCATTTCAGAATATTTTTGCAGTGTTATTGGCAAAAAACAACATACTGAAGAATTATTTTTTCTCAAGGATAAACATTTAGATGTGCACTTTACTTTACCAAAATTACTGCCTGGAGTTCATGAATTTACGCAGTTTCTAGCAAAAGAAAACATTCCTTACGGAATTGCGAGTAATGCTACAAAGCAGTTTTTAAAGAATAGTGTTCATCATTTGAAGTTGAACTTTACGACCGTTTTTGGTGTGGAAGATTATGAAAAACCAAAACCTTCTCCAGAAGCATATATTACGTTAGCGAAAGCATTAGGATTTCATACAAATAATTTTAAAGATATCTGGGTTTTTGAAGATAGCTTAACAGGAACAGAAGCTGCAAAATTAGCAGGCATGATTCCTATTGGAATTTTAACACAATATTCGAAAGAAGAACTTACAAAAGCTGGAAGTGTTTTAGTTTTCCCCACGTTGTTAGAAGCGTATGAATATTTAATAAATTAA
- a CDS encoding DUF6371 domain-containing protein, with translation MATFKFSLDKSSKKFICPNCNKKTFVYYVDTEKGKYLSTDFGRCDREQNCQYHKAPPKGKRAFLIDFHTIKKISDKAYKLVDLNGVISIVPKSQILEQTENNCWLTEWYLKTSTILYLNNESKYFNTENEPFKNKFSNSFLTLKKEPTYHSLEILDTLYNDKPTKDNLTEYLSTIFTPDEVFEATQKYFLTGANYFWNNATLFWQIDTKEQIHACKIMLYNKLTGTRIKEPYNHINWLHNALKEPEFNLNQCLFGLHLINTDYQKEIAIVESEKTAIMMSIFLPQYIWIATGSKSNFKIQLLEPLKKRKCIAFPDKGEFDAWNTKANELNQQGFKIAVSNLLEKTAFKNGFDLADYYLIN, from the coding sequence ATGGCTACTTTTAAATTTTCATTAGATAAAAGTAGTAAGAAATTTATTTGCCCTAACTGTAATAAAAAGACGTTTGTTTATTACGTTGATACAGAAAAGGGCAAATACTTGTCTACTGATTTTGGCAGATGCGACAGGGAGCAAAACTGCCAATACCATAAAGCACCACCAAAAGGCAAAAGAGCCTTTTTAATTGATTTTCACACTATAAAAAAGATAAGTGATAAGGCTTATAAATTAGTAGATTTAAACGGTGTAATTTCAATAGTCCCAAAATCACAAATTCTAGAGCAAACAGAAAATAATTGTTGGCTAACAGAATGGTATTTAAAAACCTCTACTATTCTTTATTTAAACAATGAAAGCAAGTATTTCAATACAGAAAACGAGCCTTTTAAAAATAAATTTTCAAATAGTTTTCTTACACTAAAAAAAGAACCAACTTATCACAGTTTAGAAATATTAGATACTTTGTATAATGATAAACCTACAAAGGATAACTTAACAGAATATTTAAGTACAATTTTTACACCTGATGAGGTTTTTGAAGCTACACAAAAATATTTTTTAACTGGTGCAAATTACTTTTGGAATAATGCAACTTTATTTTGGCAGATTGATACTAAAGAGCAAATACACGCTTGCAAAATAATGTTATACAATAAGCTTACAGGCACAAGAATAAAAGAACCTTACAATCATATCAACTGGTTGCATAACGCTTTAAAAGAGCCCGAATTTAACCTTAATCAATGCTTATTTGGTTTGCATCTTATAAATACAGATTATCAAAAAGAAATTGCAATTGTAGAGAGTGAAAAAACAGCAATTATGATGAGTATATTTTTACCTCAATACATTTGGATTGCCACAGGAAGCAAATCAAATTTTAAAATACAATTATTAGAACCACTAAAAAAAAGAAAATGTATTGCGTTTCCTGATAAAGGCGAATTTGATGCTTGGAATACTAAAGCGAATGAATTAAACCAGCAAGGTTTTAAAATTGCAGTTAGTAATTTATTAGAAAAAACAGCCTTTAAAAATGGTTTTGATTTAGCAGATTATTATTTAATTAATTAA
- the rimM gene encoding ribosome maturation factor RimM (Essential for efficient processing of 16S rRNA), whose protein sequence is MRKEDCFYLGKIVTKYSFKGEVVIKLDTDEPELYKEMESVYVEFGSNLVPFFIEKSSLHKGNQLRVQFEDVYSEEEADSILKCGIYLPMDLLPKLSGNKFYFHEVIGFTVVDANFGEVGTIVHINDKAAQPLFEIDREGKEIFIPMIDDFIKKVDRENKTIQVETPGGLIELYL, encoded by the coding sequence ATGCGTAAAGAAGATTGTTTTTATTTAGGCAAAATCGTAACAAAATATAGTTTTAAAGGCGAAGTTGTTATCAAATTAGATACAGACGAGCCTGAGTTGTATAAGGAAATGGAATCAGTTTATGTCGAATTTGGCAGTAATCTGGTTCCATTTTTTATTGAAAAAAGTTCACTACATAAAGGGAATCAATTACGTGTACAATTTGAAGATGTATATTCTGAAGAAGAAGCAGATTCAATTTTAAAATGCGGAATTTATTTACCTATGGATTTATTGCCAAAATTATCTGGAAATAAATTTTACTTTCATGAAGTAATTGGTTTTACAGTTGTGGATGCTAATTTTGGAGAAGTAGGGACAATTGTTCATATAAACGACAAAGCTGCGCAGCCACTTTTTGAAATTGATAGAGAAGGAAAAGAAATTTTTATTCCAATGATTGACGATTTCATAAAAAAAGTAGACAGAGAAAACAAAACGATTCAGGTAGAAACTCCTGGTGGTTTAATAGAACTTTATTTATAG
- a CDS encoding 30S ribosomal protein S16 — translation MSVKIRLQRHGKKGKPFYWIVAADARAKRDGKYLEKIGTYNPNVNPAIIDLNVDKAVEWLQNGAQPTDTAKNILSYKGAMLKNHLVGGIRKGALTQEQADAKFAVWLEEKAAKVSDKEAGLSKAQSEAKAAALAAEKAVNEARIEAAKPVVEEVVEEAVAEVEAAPETIDEAASKAAE, via the coding sequence ATGTCTGTAAAGATTAGATTACAAAGACACGGTAAAAAAGGGAAACCATTCTATTGGATCGTTGCCGCTGATGCTCGTGCAAAAAGAGATGGTAAATACTTAGAGAAAATAGGTACTTACAATCCAAACGTTAACCCTGCAATTATTGATTTAAATGTTGATAAAGCTGTAGAATGGTTACAAAATGGTGCACAGCCAACCGATACTGCAAAAAACATTTTATCTTATAAAGGTGCGATGTTAAAAAATCATTTAGTTGGTGGTATTCGTAAGGGTGCTTTAACTCAAGAGCAAGCAGATGCAAAATTTGCAGTTTGGTTAGAAGAAAAAGCAGCTAAAGTTTCTGATAAAGAAGCAGGATTATCTAAAGCACAATCTGAAGCGAAAGCAGCAGCATTGGCAGCAGAAAAAGCTGTGAACGAAGCAAGAATTGAAGCAGCTAAACCAGTTGTTGAAGAGGTTGTTGAAGAGGCAGTTGCTGAAGTTGAAGCAGCTCCAGAAACAATTGATGAAGCAGCATCAAAAGCAGCAGAATAA
- a CDS encoding sialate O-acetylesterase, whose product MKKLRNKKSITTAVLMLLFTLCYGQVTFNKIPLDKQLVGRDLTTNIGNIIIEGVVSNSTVDYSSIEVELYRNDEIQNTTTKTLDYNSDSASFDFSIPILAELANYSIKIYSLSEGTRTLEKEVIDIVAGDVYIIQGQSNARANKYNGSANGNRNNFIRVFASGTPSATNLENSSQWFIGQGDGGTEGNGNTGQWGLKLANSIISETNTPIAIFNGAHGGERIDFFQAPEDYKTSLSSNYGRLYYRLQNTRLKNHVRAIFWSQGESNGNNTTITQYKNAFVNLKKSWLTDYTNIEQTYIFQSKKGCGVELMEVKEAQRQLAYENSDIQIMVTAGITHHTDGCHFPFKDGYEKFADRIFPLVMRDLYNESTLLEINPPMITNAYLSNETTLIVETDANELIIPTIAEDFELSNAGSATITNIEVSKSDIIFTLSEYPGTNPEISYLAQNTGTGNFIVNTNNLELVCFYKYPINTSILSINHLNLDKALLVYPNPTDKVFFIKLPVSENRVTVKIIDLLGKKIFDKKYYSNKFKIELPDVKSGIYLLRFEVNKKIIHKKIMIN is encoded by the coding sequence ATGAAAAAATTAAGAAACAAAAAGAGTATTACAACAGCCGTGTTAATGTTATTATTTACCCTCTGCTATGGGCAAGTTACATTTAATAAAATCCCATTAGATAAACAATTAGTAGGAAGGGACTTAACCACCAATATTGGTAACATTATTATAGAAGGAGTAGTTAGTAACTCAACAGTTGATTACAGCTCTATTGAGGTAGAGCTTTATAGAAATGATGAGATTCAGAACACCACTACAAAAACATTAGATTACAATTCTGACAGTGCATCATTTGATTTTAGTATCCCTATTTTAGCAGAACTAGCCAACTATTCAATAAAGATTTATAGCTTATCAGAGGGCACTAGAACCCTAGAAAAAGAAGTAATAGATATTGTTGCGGGTGATGTTTACATTATTCAAGGACAATCTAATGCAAGAGCCAATAAATATAACGGAAGTGCTAATGGCAATCGAAACAATTTCATTCGTGTTTTTGCAAGTGGAACGCCTAGTGCGACAAATTTAGAAAATAGTTCTCAGTGGTTTATTGGACAAGGTGATGGAGGGACTGAGGGCAATGGAAATACAGGGCAATGGGGCTTAAAACTTGCGAATAGCATAATTAGTGAGACTAACACACCTATTGCAATATTTAATGGAGCCCATGGTGGAGAGAGGATTGATTTTTTTCAAGCACCTGAAGATTACAAAACATCATTGAGTTCGAATTACGGAAGGCTTTATTATAGACTTCAAAATACGAGACTTAAAAATCATGTAAGAGCTATTTTTTGGTCTCAGGGAGAATCTAATGGAAATAATACAACAATAACTCAATATAAAAATGCATTTGTTAATTTAAAAAAATCGTGGCTGACAGATTACACAAATATTGAGCAAACTTATATTTTTCAATCAAAAAAAGGTTGCGGAGTTGAGTTAATGGAAGTTAAAGAAGCACAACGACAGCTTGCTTATGAAAATTCAGATATACAAATTATGGTTACAGCGGGCATTACCCACCATACAGATGGGTGTCATTTTCCTTTTAAAGATGGCTACGAAAAATTTGCTGATAGAATATTTCCTTTAGTAATGAGAGATTTATACAATGAATCTACTTTATTAGAAATAAACCCCCCGATGATAACAAATGCTTACTTATCAAATGAAACTACCTTAATCGTTGAAACAGATGCTAACGAATTAATAATACCAACAATTGCAGAAGATTTCGAGTTATCAAATGCAGGTTCTGCAACTATAACCAATATCGAGGTTTCTAAAAGTGATATTATTTTTACGCTTTCAGAATACCCTGGAACTAATCCAGAAATTTCATATTTAGCGCAAAATACAGGTACTGGAAACTTTATAGTTAATACAAATAATTTAGAATTAGTTTGTTTTTATAAATACCCTATAAATACAAGTATTCTCTCCATTAATCATTTAAACTTAGATAAGGCATTATTAGTATATCCAAATCCAACAGATAAAGTATTTTTTATTAAGTTGCCCGTTTCTGAAAATAGGGTAACAGTTAAAATAATAGATTTATTAGGTAAAAAAATATTTGACAAAAAGTATTATTCCAATAAATTTAAAATTGAACTGCCAGACGTTAAAAGCGGTATCTATTTGTTGAGGTTTGAAGTAAATAAAAAAATTATACATAAAAAAATTATGATTAACTAA
- the dnaE gene encoding DNA polymerase III subunit alpha gives MYLIFDTETTGLPKSWNAPITDTDNWPRCVQIAWQLHDEMGIVLEHNDFLIKPDNFNIPYDAERIHGISTELAEEQGISLDEGLQLFNEALEKTTFIVGQNLNFDLNIMGCEFHRLGVENKLTSLPILDTCTEKTAFMCQIPGGRGGKFKLPTLTELHTHLFGAGFGEAHNATADVEATTRCFLELIRLREFTKEQLDVDASYFKNFSEANPKPIQVIGLKHINLKKESDKIRKRLEKLKNTATTKSTSDGLAALENVQFSHLHNHTQFSVLQSTMQIGNIVKAAAKDNMPAVAMTDTANMMASFHFVSAILNHNKTAETPMKPIVGCEFNVCEDHKNKSQKDNGYQVVLLAKNKKGYHNLAKMSSIAFVDGFYYVPRIDREIIKKYKEDIIVLTGNLFGEVPSKILNLGEKQAEDALLWWKEEFKDDFYIELMRHNQQDEKIVNETLLKFSKNHDIKIVATNNTFYLEQKDSNAHDILLCVKDGEKQATPKGKGRGYRYGLPNDEYYFKSTAEMKTLFADLPEAIINIQEIVDKIEIFTLARDVLLPAFDIPDEFKDAKDEEDEGKRGENNFLKHLTFVGAKKRYGEITDSIKERLDFELSVIEKTGYPGYFLIVEDFIREARNMDVAVGPGRGSAAGSVVAFCLWITNIDPIKYDLLFERFLNPERVSMPDIDIDFDDEGRGRVMDYVINKYGANQVAQIITYGTMAAKSSIRDTARVLDLPLFEADKIAKLIPLIKLKNIFGEDAKSKGKVAGLRAEEKQLVEELKNISYGSDLAAETINKATILEGSVRNTGIHACGVIITPSDITNYVPVALAKDSDMYVTQFDNSVVESAGLLKMDFLGLKTLTLIKDTVKIVKAKHNVDLDPENFPLDDEKTYELFQKGETVGIFQYESPGMQKHMRSLKPTVFADLIAMNALYRPGPMEYIPSFINRKHGTEDIEYDLPAMEEYLAETYGITVYQEQVMLLSQKLADFTKGEADVLRKAMGKKQIAVLDKMKPKFVEQAAANGHDAEKLEKIWKDWEAFASYAFNKSHSTCYAWIAYQTAYLKAHYPAEYMASVLSNNMNDIKSVSFFMEECKRMGLAVLGPDLNESYLKFSVNNEGAVRFGMAAVKGVGASAVRAIIKERKENGNYTSIFDLAKRVDLRAANKKSFDSLIKAGAFDSFSDTHRAQYFAVDEKGMTFLERSMKFGSKYQENENSAQVSMFGEASNIQFPEPDIPACETWGNMELLSQEKEVIGIYISAHPLDDFKNEMIFCNATLKHFKEDLSKYEGVNLTFAAIITDVQHRVSKAGKGWAMFTMEDYGDSNEFRIFGEDYLRMKHFLTPNSFLFVRCTIQPGWTNKEGIKGEPRLKFTDFKLLHDIMDELCKKVTIRIQLQEIKEDTILNLETILKNNPGKQSLNFTIWDAKEKIEVSLPSRNTKVKISNELLATLKSQQINFKLN, from the coding sequence ATGTATTTAATTTTCGATACCGAAACTACAGGTTTACCAAAAAGTTGGAACGCCCCTATTACAGATACAGATAACTGGCCAAGATGCGTTCAAATTGCCTGGCAATTGCATGATGAAATGGGGATTGTATTAGAACACAACGATTTTCTAATAAAACCAGATAATTTCAACATTCCTTATGACGCAGAGAGAATTCATGGAATTTCTACGGAATTAGCTGAAGAACAAGGAATTTCTTTAGACGAAGGTTTACAATTATTTAACGAAGCTTTAGAAAAAACAACCTTTATTGTTGGTCAGAATTTAAATTTCGATTTGAATATTATGGGATGTGAGTTCCATAGATTAGGTGTTGAAAACAAACTTACATCACTTCCAATTTTGGACACTTGTACAGAAAAAACAGCATTCATGTGTCAGATTCCTGGAGGTCGTGGAGGAAAATTTAAATTACCAACATTAACAGAATTACATACCCATTTATTTGGTGCTGGTTTTGGTGAAGCGCACAATGCAACTGCCGATGTTGAAGCAACAACTCGCTGTTTTTTAGAATTAATTCGTTTAAGAGAATTCACAAAAGAACAATTAGATGTTGATGCATCGTATTTCAAAAATTTCTCTGAAGCCAATCCTAAACCAATTCAGGTTATTGGATTAAAACACATCAACCTTAAAAAAGAAAGCGATAAAATTCGCAAACGTCTTGAAAAATTAAAAAATACAGCAACTACAAAATCTACTTCTGATGGTTTAGCTGCATTAGAAAATGTACAGTTTTCACATTTACACAATCATACGCAATTTTCGGTTTTGCAATCTACCATGCAAATTGGCAATATTGTAAAGGCTGCTGCAAAAGACAATATGCCAGCAGTTGCTATGACAGATACTGCAAACATGATGGCTTCTTTTCATTTTGTAAGCGCTATTTTAAATCATAACAAAACAGCAGAGACTCCAATGAAACCTATTGTTGGTTGCGAGTTTAATGTTTGTGAAGATCATAAAAATAAATCGCAGAAGGACAATGGCTATCAAGTTGTTTTATTAGCAAAAAACAAAAAAGGATATCACAATTTAGCAAAAATGTCTTCTATTGCTTTTGTAGATGGTTTTTACTATGTTCCGAGAATTGATAGAGAAATTATCAAAAAATACAAAGAGGATATTATTGTTTTAACTGGAAATTTATTCGGTGAGGTGCCGAGTAAAATTTTAAATCTTGGAGAAAAACAAGCTGAAGACGCACTACTTTGGTGGAAAGAGGAATTTAAAGACGATTTTTATATTGAGTTGATGCGTCATAACCAACAAGATGAAAAAATTGTAAATGAAACCTTATTAAAGTTTTCTAAAAATCATGATATTAAAATCGTTGCCACAAATAACACCTTTTATTTAGAGCAAAAAGACTCTAATGCACACGATATTTTATTATGTGTAAAAGACGGTGAAAAACAAGCTACACCTAAAGGAAAAGGTCGTGGTTACAGATACGGTTTGCCAAACGATGAGTATTACTTTAAGTCTACAGCAGAGATGAAAACACTCTTTGCAGATCTACCTGAAGCCATTATAAATATTCAAGAAATTGTAGATAAGATTGAAATTTTCACATTGGCCCGTGATGTTTTATTACCTGCCTTTGATATTCCGGACGAATTTAAAGACGCAAAAGATGAAGAAGATGAAGGAAAACGTGGAGAGAATAATTTTTTAAAACACTTAACTTTTGTAGGTGCTAAAAAACGGTATGGTGAAATCACAGATTCTATCAAAGAACGATTAGATTTTGAGCTTTCCGTAATTGAAAAAACAGGATACCCTGGTTATTTTTTAATTGTGGAAGATTTTATACGAGAGGCAAGAAATATGGATGTGGCTGTTGGCCCAGGACGTGGATCAGCTGCAGGTTCTGTAGTTGCTTTTTGTCTGTGGATAACCAATATTGATCCCATTAAATATGACTTACTTTTTGAGCGTTTCTTAAATCCAGAACGTGTTTCCATGCCAGATATTGATATTGATTTTGATGACGAAGGCCGCGGAAGAGTCATGGATTATGTAATTAATAAATATGGTGCCAATCAGGTTGCTCAAATTATTACCTACGGAACCATGGCTGCAAAATCATCTATTAGAGATACCGCCAGAGTTTTAGATTTACCACTTTTTGAAGCCGATAAAATTGCAAAGCTAATTCCGCTTATCAAACTAAAAAATATTTTTGGTGAGGATGCAAAAAGTAAAGGAAAAGTTGCAGGTCTTAGAGCTGAAGAAAAACAACTTGTGGAAGAATTAAAGAACATTTCTTACGGAAGCGATTTAGCGGCAGAAACCATAAATAAAGCTACTATTTTAGAGGGTTCTGTGAGAAATACGGGAATTCATGCCTGTGGTGTTATTATCACGCCTAGTGATATTACCAACTATGTACCGGTTGCTTTGGCAAAGGATTCTGACATGTATGTTACTCAATTTGATAACTCTGTGGTAGAGTCTGCAGGTTTGTTGAAAATGGATTTCTTAGGATTAAAAACATTGACTTTAATTAAGGATACGGTAAAAATTGTAAAAGCAAAGCATAATGTTGATTTAGATCCCGAAAATTTTCCTCTAGATGACGAAAAAACCTATGAACTTTTTCAAAAAGGAGAAACTGTTGGTATTTTTCAATATGAATCTCCCGGAATGCAAAAACACATGCGTTCTTTAAAACCAACAGTTTTTGCAGATTTAATTGCAATGAATGCATTGTACAGACCAGGGCCAATGGAATATATTCCGTCTTTTATCAACAGAAAACACGGAACAGAAGATATCGAATATGACTTACCTGCCATGGAAGAATATCTAGCAGAAACCTACGGAATTACAGTCTATCAGGAGCAAGTAATGTTACTCTCGCAAAAATTAGCAGATTTCACAAAAGGTGAAGCCGATGTTCTGCGTAAAGCAATGGGTAAAAAACAAATTGCGGTTCTAGACAAAATGAAGCCTAAATTTGTAGAACAAGCTGCTGCAAATGGTCATGATGCAGAAAAATTAGAGAAAATCTGGAAAGATTGGGAAGCCTTTGCCAGTTATGCTTTTAACAAATCGCACTCTACTTGTTATGCATGGATTGCCTACCAAACAGCTTATTTAAAAGCACATTACCCTGCTGAATATATGGCTTCTGTACTTTCTAATAATATGAACGATATTAAATCCGTTTCGTTTTTCATGGAAGAATGTAAACGCATGGGCTTAGCTGTTTTAGGTCCAGATTTAAATGAATCATACTTAAAATTTTCTGTAAATAATGAAGGCGCTGTTCGTTTTGGAATGGCAGCGGTAAAAGGAGTTGGTGCATCTGCCGTGAGAGCCATTATCAAAGAAAGAAAAGAAAATGGAAATTATACTTCTATTTTTGATTTGGCAAAACGAGTAGATTTAAGAGCTGCCAATAAAAAATCTTTTGATAGTTTAATAAAAGCAGGTGCTTTTGATTCTTTTTCAGATACACATAGAGCGCAATATTTTGCCGTAGACGAAAAAGGCATGACCTTTTTAGAACGGTCTATGAAATTTGGAAGTAAATACCAAGAAAACGAAAATTCTGCTCAAGTATCTATGTTTGGAGAAGCCTCTAACATTCAATTTCCAGAACCAGACATTCCAGCATGTGAAACCTGGGGAAATATGGAGCTTTTATCTCAAGAAAAAGAAGTAATTGGTATTTATATTTCCGCACATCCTTTAGATGATTTTAAGAATGAAATGATTTTTTGTAATGCAACCTTAAAACATTTTAAAGAAGATCTTAGCAAATATGAAGGCGTAAACTTAACTTTTGCAGCTATCATTACAGATGTTCAACATCGAGTATCTAAGGCAGGTAAAGGTTGGGCTATGTTTACAATGGAAGATTACGGAGATAGTAACGAATTCAGAATTTTTGGTGAAGATTATTTAAGAATGAAACACTTTTTGACCCCGAATTCGTTCTTATTTGTCCGTTGTACAATTCAACCAGGATGGACGAATAAAGAGGGTATTAAAGGAGAACCTCGTTTAAAATTTACAGATTTCAAACTGTTACATGATATTATGGATGAACTCTGTAAAAAAGTAACTATAAGAATTCAACTACAAGAAATTAAGGAAGATACCATCCTAAATCTTGAAACTATTCTAAAAAATAATCCTGGTAAACAATCTTTAAATTTCACAATTTGGGATGCTAAAGAAAAAATTGAAGTCAGTTTACCTAGCCGAAACACCAAAGTTAAAATTTCGAATGAATTGCTAGCAACTCTAAAAAGCCAACAAATTAATTTTAAATTAAATTGA
- a CDS encoding D-arabinono-1,4-lactone oxidase codes for MKQEKSGVWQSWNENISYKYKSLYKITSEDELQQIIKKSEKIRFFGTKQSSADIASGTETLVDITTYNKILSYNDSERTITVQSGLILGDLLEAIEAKGWCIPCLPDINTITIGGALATGTHGTSGKLLCEYMTECSLVLADGTVKKINEEDELTDAVRVSLGVLGVMSEITFKCESLYTLHIKEGPEDDSEWLPKIKERLKQHDFLRILWLPHTDKGYVITGDKIDSNTEIIEDLGPKYLKHRRKASKILYKYTHIFPWITAIANKLLYRGFFSATKEHKGSLYQATVTKSRGSTLELAEWTIGLDTFPKVFEELKTEINKWSNKSFIHIPMDIRFVYKDKSWLSYAYGKDTVTMGCVSRNAATADTYEAFKSIENIFLKYGGKPHWGKRFVAKDAELSKIYYKWQDFKLLRKKLDPTNKFLNPYLTKLFNEKTNN; via the coding sequence ATGAAACAAGAAAAAAGTGGTGTCTGGCAGAGCTGGAACGAAAATATAAGTTACAAATACAAATCTCTTTATAAAATTACCTCTGAAGATGAATTGCAGCAAATCATAAAAAAATCAGAAAAAATTCGTTTTTTTGGAACCAAGCAATCTTCGGCTGATATTGCGTCTGGTACTGAGACTTTAGTGGACATTACTACCTATAATAAAATTTTATCCTATAACGATTCAGAACGCACCATTACTGTGCAGTCTGGACTCATCTTAGGCGATTTACTGGAAGCTATAGAAGCAAAAGGTTGGTGTATTCCATGTTTACCTGACATTAATACAATTACTATTGGTGGCGCTTTGGCAACAGGAACCCATGGTACAAGTGGAAAATTATTGTGTGAATACATGACTGAATGTAGTCTTGTTTTAGCAGATGGTACTGTTAAAAAGATTAATGAGGAAGATGAACTAACAGATGCCGTTAGAGTTTCTCTGGGCGTTTTAGGCGTGATGTCTGAAATTACTTTTAAATGCGAATCTCTTTACACATTGCATATAAAAGAAGGTCCAGAAGACGATAGCGAATGGTTACCTAAAATTAAAGAGCGTTTAAAACAGCATGATTTCTTAAGAATTCTATGGCTTCCTCACACAGATAAAGGCTACGTAATTACGGGTGATAAAATTGATTCCAATACAGAAATTATAGAAGATCTGGGGCCTAAATACCTAAAGCACCGAAGAAAAGCTTCTAAAATATTATATAAATACACACATATTTTTCCTTGGATAACAGCCATTGCCAATAAACTTCTATATAGAGGTTTTTTTAGCGCAACGAAAGAACATAAAGGCTCATTATACCAAGCTACGGTTACTAAATCTAGAGGTTCTACTTTAGAATTAGCAGAATGGACCATTGGTTTGGATACATTTCCAAAAGTGTTTGAAGAATTAAAAACTGAAATTAATAAATGGAGTAATAAATCCTTTATTCATATTCCTATGGATATCCGTTTTGTGTATAAAGACAAATCTTGGTTAAGCTATGCTTATGGAAAAGATACGGTTACAATGGGATGTGTTTCAAGAAATGCAGCTACCGCAGACACGTATGAAGCTTTTAAAAGTATTGAGAACATTTTTCTAAAATATGGCGGAAAACCTCATTGGGGAAAACGTTTTGTAGCCAAAGATGCTGAATTGTCTAAAATTTATTACAAATGGCAAGATTTTAAACTTTTAAGAAAAAAATTAGATCCAACTAATAAATTTTTAAACCCATATTTAACGAAATTATTCAACGAAAAAACAAATAACTAA